The following coding sequences are from one Treponema parvum window:
- a CDS encoding chitobiase/beta-hexosaminidase C-terminal domain-containing protein, whose product MKLKRITVLFSLFLFCFAAFAEFSIVNPVPGTWANKQTLLLVLPEGEIAYYSVNGSDPLVSGFAYDDPVVIDVAGDVEIRIVSIDENGRRTQKSVSYTVTEHSREEEDAKSFFYTFLNSPVYEYVPGSKIAIPSSFNYAIGEEDGEGAVIYLPAKTLSLSSDCSVSRYVPLTLTDGNSFWRGIIHVSSAYGIINERSVPFSVENWTTISFNDKTLIYSIDDGWWRPAGDPVEIDRYESHTIRWQSAAFESGNPIYSFELPPRAVLVEDRRADGSVVYSATQSGIYKISVSSRNKDNLGVKNTLSPGLFSEMCIDVFEGDSVSEKLTFSLYADNVYQGDLSVRYRIDRRPPAPPVLIPSVSGFWIRAPLDINIVSEKKSRIYCAVSSPLELESDFSAPVPSKDFFDSVALEKYTEFKGNILRIAANPERPVYNKISVYAQDAAGNKSIPSEYSAVIDVCNYYFDSGSNPTLADGTKERPFTSFEQFEFTRFLPRFINLHVRGKLVMPPKRIVLPANCKISGSDGACLVFAPETSFDLRVSSLEIENCAITKTSTDRKEAKSLFSLENAILSLDNCEIVALFEDSGSVIQSASSIVLFKNTDLVSQARSYSSLISASDTRISVFNCRVSAVAKTAVAFSLHGGHFELRSSSCKTVGSMGRIAELFGCGCRMTDNSFVGEISLSRASQAVWTDPSVKIFENSNNKTQGF is encoded by the coding sequence ATGAAACTAAAAAGAATTACAGTTCTTTTTTCTCTTTTTTTATTTTGCTTTGCGGCCTTTGCCGAATTTTCAATAGTAAACCCCGTGCCCGGTACGTGGGCGAACAAACAGACGCTTTTGCTTGTTTTGCCGGAAGGTGAAATCGCATATTATTCCGTAAACGGATCGGATCCTCTTGTTTCAGGTTTTGCCTATGACGATCCTGTTGTTATCGACGTTGCCGGCGACGTTGAAATCCGTATCGTTTCCATAGATGAAAACGGAAGGCGCACTCAAAAGAGCGTTTCATATACCGTTACGGAACACAGCCGTGAAGAAGAAGATGCCAAGTCTTTTTTTTACACGTTTTTGAACTCTCCGGTTTACGAATACGTTCCCGGTTCTAAGATCGCGATTCCCTCGTCTTTTAATTATGCAATAGGAGAAGAAGACGGCGAAGGTGCTGTGATTTATCTGCCTGCAAAAACACTTTCCCTTTCTTCCGATTGTTCCGTGTCGCGTTACGTTCCTTTGACGCTTACCGACGGAAATTCGTTTTGGCGCGGCATAATACATGTGTCCTCTGCATACGGTATAATCAATGAGCGCAGCGTTCCTTTTTCCGTTGAAAACTGGACGACGATTTCTTTTAACGACAAAACGCTTATCTACAGCATTGACGACGGGTGGTGGCGCCCTGCGGGAGATCCTGTTGAAATAGACCGCTATGAAAGCCATACCATACGGTGGCAGTCGGCGGCTTTTGAGTCGGGAAATCCGATTTATTCTTTTGAACTTCCGCCGAGAGCGGTTCTTGTTGAAGATCGGCGCGCGGACGGTTCCGTAGTTTATTCGGCAACTCAAAGCGGCATATATAAAATTTCAGTTTCCAGCCGAAATAAAGACAATCTCGGAGTAAAAAATACGCTTTCACCGGGACTTTTTTCCGAGATGTGCATAGACGTTTTTGAAGGAGATTCTGTTTCGGAAAAACTCACTTTTTCCTTATATGCGGATAACGTTTATCAGGGCGACTTGTCCGTTCGGTATAGAATAGACCGCCGTCCGCCTGCGCCGCCCGTGCTTATCCCGTCCGTTTCCGGTTTTTGGATCCGCGCGCCTCTCGATATAAACATCGTGAGCGAAAAAAAATCGCGCATTTATTGCGCAGTAAGTTCTCCTTTAGAACTTGAAAGCGATTTTTCAGCTCCGGTTCCTTCGAAGGATTTTTTTGATTCCGTCGCTCTTGAAAAATACACGGAATTTAAAGGAAATATTTTGCGGATCGCCGCGAATCCCGAACGGCCCGTGTATAATAAAATTTCCGTTTACGCTCAGGATGCGGCCGGAAACAAGAGCATTCCTTCGGAGTACAGCGCAGTTATAGACGTATGTAATTATTATTTCGATTCAGGTTCGAATCCGACTCTCGCGGACGGAACCAAAGAACGTCCCTTTACTTCTTTTGAACAGTTTGAATTTACACGATTTTTACCGCGTTTTATAAATCTTCATGTCCGCGGAAAGCTTGTAATGCCGCCCAAACGTATCGTTTTACCGGCCAACTGCAAAATTTCAGGCTCTGACGGAGCTTGTTTGGTGTTCGCGCCTGAAACATCCTTTGACCTCCGCGTTTCAAGCCTTGAAATTGAAAACTGCGCCATAACCAAAACTTCTACCGACCGTAAAGAAGCTAAATCGCTGTTCTCGCTTGAAAACGCAATTTTGTCTTTAGATAACTGTGAAATTGTGGCGCTTTTTGAAGACTCCGGTTCCGTCATCCAGTCGGCGTCGTCGATTGTGCTTTTTAAAAACACTGACCTTGTAAGTCAGGCAAGATCATATTCGTCATTAATTTCCGCGTCGGATACCCGCATAAGCGTTTTTAATTGCCGCGTTTCCGCTGTAGCTAAAACCGCAGTTGCCTTTTCATTGCACGGCGGACATTTTGAACTTCGCTCGTCATCTTGTAAAACCGTAGGCTCTATGGGGCGCATAGCCGAATTGTTCGGCTGCGGCTGCCGCATGACGGATAATTCCTTTGTCGGGGAAATTTCTTTGTCGCGCGCGTCTCAAGCCGTATGGACTGATCCTTCCGTCAAGATCTTCGAAAACTCAAACAATAAAACACAGGGTTTTTAA
- a CDS encoding ribonuclease HII: MTQIMCGLDEAGRGPIAGPVCAGAVILSPDFPVQTLDDSKKLSEKKRFEAEKLIKEKCVWGLGIVDHETIDKINILQASLYAMSLAFEMLLIRLPVWSEVSGCKIAQEDIFALADGTFCPKISCPCRAEAKADGKYPAVMAASIIAKTARDRLMIEYDKQFPKYMYSKHKGYPTLEHRKICRELGPSPIQRLTFKY; this comes from the coding sequence ATGACGCAGATTATGTGCGGACTTGACGAAGCGGGCAGGGGACCCATCGCCGGCCCCGTGTGTGCAGGAGCCGTCATATTGTCGCCTGATTTTCCCGTTCAAACGCTGGACGATTCAAAAAAACTCTCCGAAAAAAAGCGTTTTGAGGCTGAAAAACTCATAAAAGAAAAATGCGTATGGGGCTTGGGAATTGTAGATCATGAGACCATCGATAAAATAAATATTTTACAGGCGAGTCTTTACGCTATGAGCCTTGCTTTTGAAATGCTTTTGATCCGGCTTCCTGTTTGGAGTGAAGTTTCCGGCTGTAAAATTGCGCAGGAAGATATTTTTGCTCTTGCAGACGGAACATTTTGTCCCAAGATTTCATGCCCGTGCCGCGCCGAAGCCAAGGCTGACGGAAAATATCCTGCCGTCATGGCGGCGAGCATAATTGCTAAAACTGCAAGAGACCGTCTGATGATAGAATACGATAAACAGTTTCCGAAGTACATGTATTCGAAGCACAAGGGGTATCCCACTTTGGAACATCGAAAAATATGCCGCGAACTGGGCCCGTCGCCCATCCAGCGGCTCACGTTCAAGTATTAA
- a CDS encoding DUF3276 family protein, translating to MGIRGELFTTQVILENRSYFFNVKENRTGDVFMQIVESKSRDGADFDRHQIAVFAEDLQKFLQGLDRSLSFIEKDRKERTKARAQKKAANDKKYDQGTETVKKKVYRRKGEEIPEIKKDDGIKRTGRVIHVVSKIKPENG from the coding sequence ATGGGTATACGCGGAGAACTTTTTACGACGCAGGTAATATTGGAAAATCGCTCTTATTTTTTTAATGTAAAAGAAAACAGAACCGGCGACGTTTTTATGCAAATAGTGGAAAGCAAAAGCCGTGACGGTGCGGATTTTGACCGGCACCAGATAGCGGTCTTTGCGGAAGATCTGCAAAAATTTTTACAAGGTCTTGACAGATCGCTTTCGTTTATAGAAAAGGACCGCAAAGAAAGAACGAAAGCGCGAGCTCAGAAAAAAGCCGCCAACGATAAAAAATACGATCAAGGTACAGAAACGGTAAAAAAGAAAGTATACCGCAGAAAGGGCGAAGAAATTCCGGAAATAAAAAAAGACGACGGGATCAAACGTACGGGAAGAGTGATCCACGTAGTTTCTAAAATAAAACCTGAAAACGGCTAA
- the uxaC gene encoding glucuronate isomerase, which translates to MKKFMDKNFLLETKTAQKLYKAAENAPIWDFHCHLPPKEIAENKKFPNLSEIWLGSHGYGDHYKWRQMRTYGVPESIITGDNADPFEKFIKWTQTIENLAGNPLYHWTHLELQRYFNIYEPLTTKTAPAIWEKANALLQSDEMSVKGILKKFNVYAVGTTDDPADTLEYHKAIAAGTAPIGKIETKVRPSFRPDKALNIDKPTFAEYIPKLAKAAGINIKNTDDVIKALELRLDFFVEAGCKASDHGLEFAPFRLEDDAEINKAFKAAMAGKPVSPEMAEAYRTKVLLALGLAYAKRNVVMQLHMNAIRDLNKKMFKLLGPDTGFDAVHDNRMAEKLSGLLNLIEENGGLPKTVLYTLNPKDYYVLGTAMGCFQGTVNGESVRGKVQLGCAWWFCDHYDGMTEHLKVLGNLGMLSSFVGMLTDSRSFLSYPRHEYFRRILCNILGRWVENGEFPNDEEILTRMVKDISFKNALNYFGK; encoded by the coding sequence ATGAAAAAATTCATGGATAAAAATTTTCTGCTTGAAACTAAAACTGCGCAGAAATTGTACAAGGCGGCTGAAAACGCCCCCATATGGGATTTTCACTGTCATCTTCCGCCTAAAGAAATTGCAGAAAATAAAAAGTTTCCCAATTTGAGTGAAATATGGCTTGGAAGCCACGGATACGGGGATCACTATAAATGGCGCCAGATGCGCACCTACGGCGTTCCCGAATCGATCATAACAGGAGATAATGCCGATCCTTTTGAAAAATTTATCAAGTGGACTCAAACTATAGAAAACCTCGCCGGCAATCCCTTGTACCATTGGACGCACCTTGAGCTGCAGCGCTATTTTAATATCTATGAACCGCTCACTACAAAGACGGCGCCGGCAATATGGGAAAAGGCGAACGCCTTACTCCAAAGCGACGAGATGTCCGTAAAAGGGATTCTAAAGAAATTCAACGTATATGCCGTAGGAACCACGGACGATCCCGCAGACACATTGGAATATCATAAAGCGATCGCGGCGGGAACGGCTCCCATAGGCAAGATAGAAACAAAGGTAAGGCCGTCCTTCAGGCCCGACAAAGCCTTGAATATAGACAAACCGACGTTCGCGGAATATATTCCCAAACTTGCAAAGGCTGCCGGAATAAACATAAAAAATACCGACGATGTGATAAAAGCTTTGGAATTGCGGCTGGACTTTTTTGTCGAAGCGGGTTGCAAAGCGAGCGACCACGGACTGGAATTTGCTCCGTTCCGCCTTGAAGACGATGCGGAAATAAACAAGGCATTTAAAGCCGCTATGGCCGGAAAACCCGTAAGCCCTGAAATGGCGGAAGCCTATCGCACAAAGGTACTGCTCGCTTTAGGCCTGGCGTATGCAAAGCGGAACGTAGTAATGCAGCTTCACATGAACGCTATCCGCGATTTGAATAAAAAAATGTTTAAACTTCTCGGCCCCGACACGGGATTTGACGCGGTTCACGATAACAGAATGGCGGAAAAATTGAGCGGGCTTCTTAACCTCATAGAAGAAAACGGCGGGCTGCCCAAAACGGTGCTTTATACGCTCAATCCTAAAGATTATTATGTGCTCGGAACTGCAATGGGATGTTTCCAAGGAACCGTAAACGGAGAATCCGTCAGAGGAAAAGTACAGCTCGGATGCGCATGGTGGTTCTGCGATCATTACGACGGTATGACCGAGCATCTTAAAGTTCTGGGAAACTTAGGTATGCTCTCTTCGTTCGTGGGAATGCTTACCGACAGCCGGAGCTTTTTAAGCTATCCGCGCCACGAATATTTCAGAAGAATTCTTTGCAACATCCTTGGCCGTTGGGTTGAAAACGGAGAATTCCCGAACGACGAAGAGATTCTTACAAGAATGGTAAAGGATATTTCGTTTAAAAACGCTCTGAATTATTTCGGAAAATAA
- a CDS encoding Bax inhibitor-1/YccA family protein: MEETRVSVERVNAQAKQKFLTGVYGWMFLALVVSAATAFFTASNTSMVKLLFSNGFIMILALGEIALVWWLSASIRKISMQSAVIGFITYSVLNGITLSSILLYYTGASVASVFITCAAMFGIMSLYGLTTKSNLMSAGRYLMMGVIGIIIASLLNIFIRSNTLDWLVSVVTVVVFTGLTAYDSQKMLAVSRRADGSEMFKKAAIIGALELYLDFINMFLALLRLFGRRK, translated from the coding sequence ATGGAAGAAACGAGAGTTTCAGTTGAAAGGGTGAATGCCCAGGCTAAACAAAAATTTTTAACCGGCGTATACGGTTGGATGTTCTTGGCGCTCGTCGTAAGCGCGGCGACGGCTTTTTTTACGGCCTCAAACACGTCCATGGTAAAACTGCTTTTTTCAAACGGTTTTATTATGATTCTTGCGTTGGGTGAAATCGCGCTTGTGTGGTGGCTCAGCGCATCTATAAGAAAGATCAGCATGCAATCCGCCGTTATAGGATTTATAACATACTCGGTTTTAAATGGAATAACGCTTTCAAGCATTCTCTTATATTATACCGGCGCGTCGGTAGCGTCCGTTTTTATCACGTGCGCGGCTATGTTCGGCATAATGAGCCTTTACGGTCTTACAACAAAGTCCAATCTCATGTCCGCAGGCCGTTACCTCATGATGGGCGTTATAGGAATAATAATCGCTTCCCTTTTGAATATCTTTATCAGATCGAATACGCTTGATTGGCTTGTGTCCGTAGTAACGGTCGTAGTGTTTACCGGGCTTACCGCCTACGATTCACAGAAGATGCTCGCCGTTTCACGAAGAGCCGACGGAAGCGAAATGTTCAAAAAAGCGGCCATAATCGGAGCTTTGGAACTTTATCTTGACTTTATAAATATGTTCCTAGCATTGCTGAGGCTGTTCGGACGCAGAAAGTAG
- a CDS encoding M24 family metallopeptidase, whose translation MNKDDLYQSRIDKVLEGMKKMKLDGLIVSDPKSIRYLTGIYNEPYERLFVLYLSADKNHIFFLNKLFNVDQKKIREVWTCDTDDVMKIMASNIAKNGLIGVDKVWPARFLIPLCELTPDAKFLLGSDCVDDARACKDAEEQRIMKEASRINDVCIERGAAFVREGVTEKEVAEYIEAQFKAEGASGTSFSTIVSFGKNAADPHHEPDDTVVKEGDCVLIDMGCVKDGYCSDMTRTFFYKTAPDKFTKIHDLVREANEKAEAIIRPGVLLCDIDAAARDHIAKAGYANYFTHRLGHFIGQTDHEQGDVSSSNNNPVKPGMIFSIEPGVYLPGEFGVRIEDLVLVTDTGCEVLNKVDKKWKILCK comes from the coding sequence GTGAATAAAGATGATTTATATCAATCAAGAATAGACAAGGTTCTTGAAGGAATGAAAAAAATGAAGCTTGACGGTCTTATTGTAAGCGACCCCAAAAGTATACGGTACTTGACAGGAATATATAACGAGCCGTATGAAAGGTTGTTCGTCTTATATCTTTCAGCGGATAAAAATCACATTTTTTTCTTGAATAAACTTTTTAACGTAGATCAAAAAAAGATCAGGGAAGTTTGGACATGCGACACCGACGATGTAATGAAAATCATGGCTTCGAATATCGCAAAAAACGGCCTTATAGGGGTAGATAAGGTTTGGCCTGCGCGTTTTTTAATTCCTCTTTGTGAACTTACTCCCGATGCAAAATTCTTACTAGGCTCGGATTGCGTTGACGACGCGCGCGCTTGCAAAGACGCCGAAGAGCAGAGGATTATGAAAGAGGCTTCCCGTATCAACGACGTATGCATCGAAAGAGGAGCAGCCTTCGTGAGAGAAGGAGTTACCGAAAAGGAAGTCGCCGAATATATAGAAGCCCAGTTTAAGGCCGAAGGGGCTTCCGGAACTTCATTTTCAACGATAGTTTCTTTCGGCAAAAATGCCGCGGATCCTCACCACGAACCCGACGATACCGTTGTAAAGGAAGGAGACTGCGTCCTCATCGACATGGGATGCGTAAAGGACGGTTATTGCTCGGATATGACGCGCACATTCTTTTATAAAACTGCGCCGGATAAGTTTACTAAAATACACGATCTGGTACGCGAAGCCAACGAAAAAGCCGAAGCTATCATACGTCCCGGAGTTTTGCTTTGCGATATTGACGCTGCTGCGCGCGATCATATTGCGAAAGCCGGATATGCAAATTATTTTACGCACCGTCTGGGACATTTCATAGGGCAGACGGATCACGAACAGGGCGACGTCAGTTCTTCCAATAATAACCCCGTAAAACCCGGCATGATATTTTCGATAGAACCCGGCGTTTATCTTCCTGGAGAATTCGGAGTGCGCATTGAAGATTTAGTGCTCGTCACCGATACGGGCTGTGAAGTTCTAAACAAAGTCGATAAAAAATGGAAGATCCTTTGCAAATAA
- a CDS encoding Mbeg1-like protein — MADLIDYVRWRGDLTISVSPFNEVDALVLSQLVYLDYTGIVPSEFSKKISVSRLAENFKGAPDYNLRSNTGHFINPKTASLLEACGASVRFGNMEVCGFINKIDLENEEQFSAFTVLLNRKTAFVVFRGTDDTIVGWKEDFNMGFKDVIPSQLDAAVYIEKIFKKGGIRSCGKLYLSGHSKGGNLAMYAASFVPQKIKNKIKNVYIFDAPGLNEKLAASGEFFSIKDILQSFYPQFSIIGMLFNHPEDYTIVESGQAGIMQHDPFSWHIERNNFIKAPDFENFSKYVQKTLNTWFLGLSLERREKFVETIFKVLRAAEARTNTEFYENWLKNSALIIKALAGLDAESRKETVKIIRLLFKTAASEMPDILKPLKK, encoded by the coding sequence ATGGCTGATCTGATAGATTACGTTCGCTGGCGCGGCGATTTGACGATTTCCGTTTCTCCGTTTAATGAAGTTGACGCACTCGTATTAAGTCAGCTTGTCTACCTTGATTATACGGGAATAGTCCCCTCCGAATTTTCCAAGAAAATTTCCGTTTCCCGTCTTGCCGAAAATTTCAAAGGTGCGCCCGACTATAATCTGCGCTCGAATACCGGCCATTTTATAAACCCGAAAACGGCTTCATTGCTTGAGGCCTGCGGGGCTTCGGTTCGTTTCGGAAATATGGAAGTCTGCGGGTTTATAAATAAGATCGATTTGGAAAACGAAGAACAGTTTTCAGCTTTTACGGTGCTCCTAAATAGAAAAACCGCTTTTGTAGTTTTTAGAGGGACAGACGACACCATCGTAGGCTGGAAAGAAGACTTTAATATGGGATTTAAGGACGTGATACCGTCGCAGCTGGACGCCGCCGTTTACATAGAAAAAATTTTTAAAAAAGGCGGAATCAGGTCTTGCGGCAAACTTTACCTTTCCGGGCATTCCAAGGGCGGAAATCTGGCAATGTATGCGGCGTCCTTCGTACCGCAAAAGATTAAAAATAAGATAAAAAATGTTTACATATTCGACGCTCCGGGTTTAAATGAAAAACTTGCGGCAAGCGGTGAATTTTTTTCGATAAAAGATATTTTGCAGTCTTTTTACCCTCAATTTTCGATCATAGGAATGCTGTTCAACCATCCTGAAGATTATACTATAGTGGAAAGCGGCCAGGCGGGAATAATGCAGCACGATCCTTTTTCATGGCACATAGAGCGGAATAATTTTATAAAAGCGCCCGATTTTGAAAATTTCAGCAAGTATGTGCAAAAAACTTTGAACACGTGGTTTTTAGGACTTTCGCTCGAACGCCGTGAAAAATTTGTGGAAACGATATTTAAAGTTTTGCGTGCGGCTGAAGCTCGCACGAATACGGAATTTTATGAGAATTGGCTTAAAAATTCCGCACTAATTATAAAAGCTCTCGCCGGATTGGATGCTGAATCCCGTAAAGAAACCGTAAAGATAATCCGGCTTTTGTTTAAAACCGCTGCCTCTGAAATGCCGGATATATTAAAACCGCTGAAAAAATAA
- a CDS encoding carbon starvation protein A: MVTFLLCIAMLVVGYVIYGRAVEKFFAPSNNPTPAIANPDGIDYVPMSNAKAFLVQLLNIAGLGPIFGAISGALWGPSVYLWIVFGTILAGGVHDYMSGMLSVRNDGASITEVTGKYMGKIMQSIMRVFGLVLLVLVGVVFMVGPAGLLAKLTANVSFLNIQTWTLIILVYYFLATLLPIDKIIGRFYPIFGICLILMAIGIAVSTMIHSAERPMMELTLVNLYPATGKRPIWPLMFITVACGAISGFHATQSPVIARTIKNEKDGRKIFYGAMVAEGIIAMIWAAAAIAFYYDPSKAASGMGLEALLKVKGGNSTSVYEMCKALLPGVGTVIAMLGVIACPITSGDTAFRSARMIVFDWFKLDEKRLKIRLSVAVPLLLVGYVISKINYGVVWRYFSWSNQTLAMIVLWCGATYFATNYPNKNLCWICAIPATFMSSVSVTYLMYAPECFNLIKQGHTGIVISYAVGIIVALAFLVIFIVRAYLSPEKCVEYQKSVKLGRKE, encoded by the coding sequence ATGGTAACTTTTTTACTGTGCATCGCTATGTTGGTAGTGGGGTACGTCATCTATGGCAGAGCAGTTGAAAAATTCTTTGCCCCGTCGAATAACCCGACGCCTGCAATCGCCAATCCTGACGGTATTGATTATGTTCCTATGTCAAATGCGAAGGCGTTTCTTGTGCAGCTTTTAAATATTGCGGGGCTGGGGCCTATTTTCGGTGCTATTTCAGGCGCACTGTGGGGGCCAAGCGTTTACTTGTGGATTGTATTCGGTACTATTCTTGCAGGAGGCGTTCACGACTATATGTCAGGCATGCTGTCCGTCCGTAACGACGGAGCAAGTATTACCGAAGTAACCGGTAAGTACATGGGTAAGATAATGCAATCGATCATGCGCGTTTTCGGCCTTGTTCTTTTGGTTTTAGTAGGCGTTGTATTTATGGTAGGGCCTGCCGGCTTGCTTGCAAAACTTACCGCAAATGTTTCTTTCTTAAATATTCAGACATGGACGCTTATAATTCTCGTATATTACTTCCTCGCTACGCTGCTTCCCATCGATAAAATCATAGGGCGTTTTTATCCTATATTCGGAATATGTCTTATTCTCATGGCCATAGGAATTGCCGTCTCTACGATGATACATTCTGCCGAGCGCCCTATGATGGAATTGACGCTTGTAAACCTTTATCCTGCGACCGGCAAACGACCCATTTGGCCGCTCATGTTTATAACAGTCGCCTGCGGTGCAATATCCGGCTTCCATGCTACACAGTCGCCGGTAATTGCTCGTACTATAAAAAATGAAAAAGACGGACGTAAAATATTTTACGGCGCTATGGTAGCCGAAGGCATTATAGCTATGATATGGGCCGCTGCCGCTATCGCTTTTTATTACGATCCTTCCAAAGCCGCCAGCGGAATGGGACTTGAAGCTCTACTTAAAGTAAAGGGCGGAAATTCAACTTCTGTCTATGAAATGTGCAAAGCTCTTCTTCCAGGAGTGGGAACGGTCATCGCCATGCTGGGCGTTATAGCCTGTCCCATTACTTCCGGCGACACGGCGTTCAGAAGCGCGCGAATGATAGTCTTTGACTGGTTCAAGCTCGATGAAAAAAGATTAAAGATTCGCTTAAGCGTCGCAGTGCCCTTGCTTCTTGTCGGTTATGTAATTTCCAAAATAAATTACGGCGTTGTCTGGAGATATTTTTCATGGTCGAACCAAACTTTGGCTATGATAGTCCTGTGGTGCGGCGCTACATACTTTGCTACGAACTATCCTAACAAAAATTTGTGCTGGATCTGTGCAATTCCTGCGACCTTTATGTCTTCCGTAAGCGTCACATATCTTATGTATGCTCCGGAGTGCTTTAATCTGATCAAGCAGGGACATACGGGAATCGTAATTTCCTATGCGGTGGGTATAATCGTAGCGCTCGCTTTCCTTGTAATATTTATCGTCCGCGCATACCTGTCGCCTGAAAAATGCGTTGAATACCAAAAGTCCGTAAAGCTGGGCCGGAAAGAATAG
- a CDS encoding PfkB family carbohydrate kinase, with protein sequence MKQTLFIGSTCADIILNINNLPAPGQDENIIEQSMSVGGCAFNASTVLRQFKLPYKLCSPVGSGIYGNFIEQKLKELEIPVFVRTPEIENGCCYCIIEKNGRRTFLSKHGAEYRFDPSWFLNVDFVNVDGIYFCGLEIEDVDGKKIVSFLEKTLKDQNKTHSNINLFFAPGPRINSIDKRLLSNIFNLEPVLHLNDEEALSFTKTKSVHTAAETLFSFTHNSIVITQGKEGAFCYDKALKKAVQIPCRNKVNAVDTTGAGDCHCGAMIAGLKQGLSLFDSVERANVFASAIVTQSGSTLSDTHFNRIAETL encoded by the coding sequence ATGAAGCAAACGCTTTTTATAGGTTCAACCTGTGCCGACATTATATTGAACATAAACAACTTGCCGGCTCCGGGACAGGATGAAAACATAATCGAACAGAGCATGTCCGTAGGAGGTTGTGCCTTTAACGCTTCCACGGTTTTGCGCCAATTCAAGCTGCCTTACAAGCTGTGTTCGCCCGTAGGAAGCGGAATATACGGAAACTTTATTGAACAAAAGCTTAAAGAGCTTGAAATCCCGGTCTTTGTCCGTACGCCGGAAATAGAAAACGGCTGCTGCTACTGCATAATTGAAAAAAACGGCCGGCGAACATTTTTAAGCAAGCATGGGGCAGAATACAGATTTGACCCGTCATGGTTTTTAAACGTCGATTTTGTAAACGTAGACGGAATATATTTTTGCGGACTTGAAATAGAAGACGTAGACGGAAAAAAAATAGTTTCGTTTCTTGAAAAAACATTAAAAGATCAAAACAAAACACATTCAAACATAAACTTGTTCTTCGCTCCGGGGCCGCGCATAAACAGTATAGATAAAAGACTGCTTTCAAATATTTTTAACTTGGAGCCCGTTCTTCATTTGAATGACGAAGAAGCCCTGTCTTTTACCAAAACAAAATCCGTTCATACAGCCGCCGAGACGCTCTTTTCTTTTACGCATAACTCCATTGTGATCACCCAAGGAAAAGAGGGAGCCTTTTGTTACGACAAAGCGCTGAAGAAGGCCGTACAAATTCCATGCCGGAATAAGGTAAACGCAGTCGACACGACAGGTGCCGGAGACTGTCATTGCGGCGCAATGATCGCAGGACTTAAACAGGGACTGTCGCTCTTTGATTCCGTAGAAAGGGCGAACGTGTTTGCGTCGGCCATAGTTACGCAATCAGGTTCAACCCTTTCGGATACGCATTTCAATCGGATAGCCGAAACTTTATGA